The following are encoded together in the Pseudomonas sediminis genome:
- a CDS encoding chemotaxis protein CheW, translating to MKKSSAQGAEDPILQWVTFRLDNETYGINVMQVQEVLRYTEIAPVPGAPSYVLGIINLRGNVVTVIDTRQRFGLGSAPVTDNTRIVIIEADKQVVGILVDSVAEVVYLRQSEIETAPNVGNDESAKFIQGVCNKNGELLILVELDKMMSEEEWSELESI from the coding sequence ATGAAGAAAAGTTCTGCACAGGGTGCCGAAGATCCGATTCTGCAGTGGGTGACCTTTCGCCTGGACAACGAGACCTACGGCATCAACGTGATGCAGGTTCAGGAAGTCCTGCGCTACACCGAGATCGCCCCGGTGCCGGGTGCACCTAGCTACGTGCTGGGCATCATCAACCTGCGCGGCAACGTGGTGACCGTGATCGATACCCGCCAGCGCTTCGGCCTGGGTTCGGCGCCGGTGACCGACAACACCCGTATCGTCATCATCGAGGCGGACAAACAAGTGGTCGGCATCCTGGTCGACAGTGTGGCCGAAGTGGTCTACCTGCGTCAGTCCGAGATCGAGACTGCACCGAATGTCGGCAACGACGAGTCGGCCAAGTTCATCCAGGGCGTGTGCAACAAGAACGGCGAACTGCTGATTCTGGTCGAGCTGGACAAGATGATGTCCGAGGAAGAGTGGTCGGAGCTGGAGAGCATCTGA
- a CDS encoding DUF2802 domain-containing protein — protein MSEFAMLAAALAFVALLCVALGIVCKGLYRNQQRLLDEQAKRDAVRDARIRELSKRLDAYLTGSIRMGEELHELRRVVAPLPDKVSQIEQRDPNSLSFTQAARLVGMGASVDDLTQSCGLSTAEAELISRLHRPKKA, from the coding sequence ATGTCCGAATTCGCCATGCTTGCCGCGGCTCTGGCCTTCGTGGCGCTGCTATGCGTGGCCCTGGGCATCGTCTGCAAAGGCCTGTACCGCAACCAGCAACGCCTGCTGGACGAACAGGCCAAGCGTGACGCCGTGCGCGATGCACGGATCAGGGAACTGAGTAAACGTCTCGACGCCTACCTGACCGGCAGCATTCGTATGGGCGAAGAGCTGCATGAGCTACGCCGTGTGGTGGCGCCGCTGCCGGACAAGGTCAGCCAGATCGAGCAGCGCGATCCCAACAGTCTGTCCTTCACCCAGGCCGCTCGCCTGGTTGGCATGGGCGCCAGCGTCGACGATCTCACCCAGTCCTGCGGCCTCAGCACGGCCGAGGCCGAGCTGATCAGCCGGCTGCATCGACCCAAGAAAGCCTAA
- a CDS encoding EscU/YscU/HrcU family type III secretion system export apparatus switch protein, which produces MSRKPQSEARQAIALNYDGQNAPILSAKGDDELAEAILAIAREYEVPIYENAELVRLLARLELGDAIPDALYRCIAEIIAFAWHLQGKTPEGFTPAQESERDVTPPLPRLSGPSAD; this is translated from the coding sequence ATGAGCCGCAAGCCGCAGTCCGAAGCGCGTCAGGCCATCGCCCTCAACTATGACGGGCAAAACGCACCAATACTCAGCGCCAAGGGTGATGATGAACTGGCCGAAGCCATCCTCGCCATCGCTCGCGAATACGAAGTACCGATCTATGAAAATGCCGAGTTGGTGCGTCTGCTGGCGCGCCTCGAACTGGGCGACGCCATTCCTGACGCACTGTATCGCTGCATTGCCGAGATCATCGCCTTCGCCTGGCACCTGCAGGGCAAGACACCGGAGGGTTTCACTCCGGCACAGGAAAGCGAGCGCGACGTCACCCCGCCACTTCCCCGCCTGAGTGGGCCGAGTGCCGATTAA
- a CDS encoding flagellar hook-length control protein FliK — MSEISSPRPLPPSVPVIRNTATAADMAVRLLQPLEGMLAAGESAKAEVVAIREQAQSFQLLLKLTLAGGKQATLQAESPRPLAQGSALVVTALSETRLALALQAGGDKPLTSLDLQQLPPGTLVQGKVVSNAPLPTQNAQTIYRLVVNLLNTPLAGNKLAIDSPLNLPLGSLLSAQVQGSQSLAFLPLSGRLDQLVLGQQLAAQQNRQASLEGLFKGLQNLSGGDEALRGSIDKLLAGLPDSTQLSTAKGLAQALEGSGVLLEAKLLQGQTGSLPQDLKANLLRLIAQLMPQLPGVSGPLAGLQNVLNQNLPNLARQLLGAGAAGSARQQALTFPLPSRLLQNMDGEADLETLLKLAAAAVSRLQTHQLSSLAQTQVDANGNLLTTWQLELPMRHQQEVIPLQIKLQREDSGKAEKAEQKETLWRVELAFDLDHLGPLQVRAQLLRGSLSSQLWAERANTASLITAELGNLRKRLLAAGLEVGELACSQGMPPQGPKTSLEQRWVDETA, encoded by the coding sequence ATGAGCGAAATCAGCAGCCCACGCCCGCTTCCCCCTTCCGTACCGGTGATTCGCAACACTGCGACGGCGGCAGACATGGCCGTGCGCCTGTTGCAGCCACTGGAAGGCATGCTGGCGGCCGGCGAAAGCGCCAAGGCCGAAGTCGTGGCGATTCGCGAACAAGCGCAAAGCTTCCAGCTGCTGCTCAAACTGACCCTCGCAGGCGGCAAGCAGGCGACTCTGCAAGCCGAGAGCCCCAGGCCGCTGGCTCAGGGCAGCGCGCTGGTGGTCACCGCACTGTCCGAGACTCGCCTGGCGCTGGCCTTGCAGGCTGGCGGTGACAAGCCGCTGACCAGCCTCGACCTGCAGCAACTGCCCCCCGGTACGCTGGTGCAGGGCAAGGTCGTCAGCAACGCCCCACTGCCGACACAGAATGCGCAGACGATCTATCGCCTGGTGGTCAACCTGCTCAACACTCCGCTGGCGGGCAACAAGCTGGCCATCGACAGCCCCTTGAATCTGCCGCTCGGCAGCCTGCTCAGCGCGCAGGTACAAGGCAGCCAGAGCCTCGCCTTTCTGCCACTCAGCGGCCGCCTCGATCAGTTGGTACTGGGCCAGCAACTGGCCGCCCAGCAGAATCGCCAGGCGTCACTGGAGGGCTTGTTCAAGGGCCTGCAGAACCTGAGCGGTGGCGATGAGGCGCTGCGCGGCAGTATCGACAAGCTGCTTGCCGGCCTCCCCGATAGCACCCAGCTGAGTACCGCCAAAGGCCTCGCGCAGGCACTCGAAGGCAGCGGTGTGCTGCTCGAAGCCAAACTGCTGCAGGGCCAGACCGGCTCATTGCCGCAGGACCTGAAAGCCAACCTGCTGCGCCTGATCGCCCAGCTGATGCCGCAGTTGCCAGGAGTCTCCGGCCCCCTTGCGGGCCTGCAGAACGTCCTCAACCAGAACTTGCCCAACCTGGCTCGGCAACTGCTCGGGGCAGGCGCTGCCGGCTCAGCACGCCAACAGGCGCTGACCTTTCCCCTGCCCTCGCGCTTGCTGCAGAACATGGATGGCGAAGCCGACCTGGAAACCCTGCTGAAGCTGGCCGCTGCAGCCGTCTCACGGCTGCAGACCCATCAGCTATCGAGCCTGGCGCAAACCCAGGTGGATGCCAACGGCAACCTGCTGACCACCTGGCAGCTGGAGCTGCCCATGCGCCACCAGCAGGAAGTGATTCCACTGCAGATCAAACTGCAGCGCGAAGACAGTGGCAAGGCGGAGAAAGCGGAGCAGAAGGAAACGCTCTGGCGCGTGGAACTGGCCTTCGACCTCGATCATCTTGGCCCGCTGCAGGTTCGCGCTCAACTACTGCGCGGCAGCCTCTCCAGCCAACTGTGGGCCGAACGCGCCAATACCGCATCGCTGATCACCGCCGAGCTGGGCAACCTGCGTAAGCGCCTGCTAGCCGCAGGACTGGAGGTTGGCGAACTGGCCTGCAGCCAGGGCATGCCACCGCAAGGACCGAAAACCTCGCTGGAACAACGCTGGGTGGACGAAACCGCATGA
- the ccmA gene encoding cytochrome c biogenesis heme-transporting ATPase CcmA, translating to MTRPVPLLEAVALSCERDWRMLFEQLHFALQPGDMLQISGPNGSGKTSLLRLIAGLRQPTSGDILLQGQALAEQRSELARNLLWIGHAAGIKGLLSAEENLAWLCALHRPASREAIWQALEAVGLRGFEDVPCHTLSAGQQRRVALARLYLADTPPLWVLDEPFTALDKSGVAQLEAHLAGHCERGGVVVLTTHHSLQRTPATYRDLDLGQYAA from the coding sequence ATGACCCGTCCCGTTCCCCTTCTCGAAGCCGTGGCGCTCAGCTGTGAGCGGGACTGGCGCATGCTTTTCGAGCAGTTGCACTTCGCCCTGCAGCCGGGCGACATGTTGCAGATCAGCGGCCCCAACGGTAGCGGCAAGACCAGCTTGCTACGGCTGATCGCGGGCCTGCGTCAGCCGACCTCCGGTGACATCCTCCTGCAGGGTCAAGCCCTGGCCGAGCAGCGCAGCGAGTTGGCGCGCAACCTGTTGTGGATTGGCCATGCCGCCGGCATCAAGGGCCTGCTGAGCGCCGAAGAGAACCTGGCCTGGCTCTGCGCGCTGCATCGTCCGGCGAGTCGCGAGGCGATCTGGCAGGCGCTGGAAGCGGTCGGCCTGCGCGGTTTCGAGGACGTTCCCTGTCATACCCTGTCGGCCGGCCAACAGCGCCGTGTCGCGCTGGCACGCCTTTATCTGGCCGATACACCCCCGCTGTGGGTGCTCGATGAGCCGTTCACTGCACTGGACAAGAGTGGCGTGGCGCAACTCGAAGCGCACTTGGCCGGCCATTGCGAACGTGGGGGTGTCGTGGTGCTGACCACTCACCACAGTCTGCAACGCACTCCGGCGACCTATCGCGATCTGGATCTGGGGCAGTACGCCGCATGA
- the ccmB gene encoding heme exporter protein CcmB — protein sequence MSNVFTQLLSREMRLLARRPSDLANPLVFFAIVIALFPLAVGPETQLLQTLSPGLVWVAALLAVLLSLDGLFRSDFEDGSLEQWVLSSHPLPLLVLAKVLAHWLFSGLALVLLAPLLALMLGLPGRCLPVLLISLLLGTPVLSLLGAVGAALTVGLKRGGLLLALLILPLYIPVLILGSGALQAALQGLPATGHLLWLASLTALAVTLTPFAIAAGLTISVGE from the coding sequence ATGAGCAACGTTTTCACACAGCTGCTGTCGCGCGAAATGCGCCTGCTCGCTCGCCGTCCGTCCGATCTGGCCAACCCGCTGGTGTTCTTCGCCATCGTCATCGCGCTGTTCCCGCTGGCGGTGGGACCAGAGACGCAATTGTTGCAAACCCTTTCCCCTGGCCTGGTCTGGGTCGCGGCGCTTTTGGCCGTGCTGCTCTCGCTGGACGGGCTTTTCCGCAGTGATTTCGAGGACGGCTCGCTCGAACAGTGGGTCCTTTCGTCGCACCCCCTGCCTCTTCTGGTGTTGGCCAAGGTGCTGGCACACTGGCTATTCAGTGGGTTGGCGCTGGTGCTGCTGGCGCCCTTGCTGGCGCTGATGCTCGGCTTGCCCGGGCGTTGCCTGCCGGTGTTGCTGATTTCCCTGCTACTCGGCACCCCGGTGCTGAGCCTGCTCGGTGCGGTGGGCGCGGCGCTCACCGTCGGTCTCAAGCGCGGCGGTCTGCTGCTGGCGCTGCTGATTCTGCCGCTGTACATCCCGGTGCTGATTCTTGGCAGCGGGGCGTTGCAGGCGGCCCTGCAAGGACTGCCGGCTACCGGCCATCTGTTATGGCTGGCCAGCCTCACTGCATTGGCGGTGACCCTGACACCTTTTGCGATTGCCGCCGGTCTGACCATCAGCGTCGGCGAATAA
- a CDS encoding heme ABC transporter permease, with translation MNWTWFHKWGSPKWFYEMSGRWLPWLSIAAVLLSAAGLIWGLAFAPPDYQQGNSFRIIYIHVPAAFLAQSIYVTLAVAGLVGLVWKMKLADVAVQQAAPIGAWMTAIALLTGAIWGKPTWGTYWVWDARLTSMLILLFLYFGVIALGNAISNRDSAAKACAVLAIVGVVNIPIIKYSVEWWNSLHQTATFKITEKPAMPVEMWLPLLLAVLGFYCFFGAVLLYRMRLEVLKREARSSWVKAEVQRLVEGKA, from the coding sequence ATGAACTGGACGTGGTTTCACAAATGGGGTTCGCCCAAGTGGTTCTATGAGATGAGTGGCCGCTGGCTGCCCTGGCTCAGCATCGCTGCCGTGTTGCTGAGCGCCGCTGGCCTGATCTGGGGCCTGGCGTTCGCGCCGCCGGATTACCAGCAGGGCAACAGCTTTCGCATCATCTACATCCACGTTCCTGCCGCCTTTCTCGCTCAGTCCATCTACGTGACGCTGGCCGTTGCTGGCCTGGTCGGCCTGGTCTGGAAGATGAAGCTGGCCGACGTCGCCGTGCAACAGGCAGCCCCCATCGGCGCCTGGATGACTGCCATCGCACTGCTCACCGGCGCCATCTGGGGCAAGCCGACCTGGGGCACCTACTGGGTCTGGGATGCGCGCCTGACCTCGATGCTGATCCTGCTGTTCCTCTACTTCGGCGTCATCGCCCTGGGCAACGCCATCAGCAACCGCGACAGCGCCGCCAAGGCCTGCGCCGTGCTGGCCATCGTCGGCGTGGTCAACATTCCGATCATCAAGTACTCGGTGGAGTGGTGGAACTCGCTGCACCAGACCGCCACTTTCAAGATCACCGAAAAGCCGGCGATGCCGGTGGAAATGTGGCTGCCGCTACTGCTGGCGGTGTTGGGTTTCTACTGTTTCTTCGGCGCCGTGCTGCTCTATCGCATGCGTCTGGAAGTGCTCAAGCGCGAAGCGCGCAGCAGCTGGGTGAAAGCCGAAGTGCAGCGTCTGGTGGAGGGCAAGGCATGA
- the ccmD gene encoding heme exporter protein CcmD has protein sequence MSFSSFAEFLAMGTHGPYVWSAYGISLAILALNVVLPILARRRYLQDEARRLRREKSK, from the coding sequence ATGAGTTTTTCGTCCTTTGCCGAATTCCTCGCCATGGGTACCCATGGCCCCTACGTCTGGAGCGCCTACGGCATCAGCCTGGCAATCCTAGCGTTGAATGTGGTGCTGCCGATATTGGCACGCCGCCGTTACCTGCAAGACGAGGCGCGCCGTTTGCGCCGGGAGAAGTCGAAGTGA